In the Primulina tabacum isolate GXHZ01 chromosome 7, ASM2559414v2, whole genome shotgun sequence genome, ATTTCAGCTCCATCAGTGAAAGGGTCGGGGATATATGGCACATTATACATGGCAGAACCATTGGATGCATGCTCTCCTTTGACTAATAAAATTGTTACAAAAATAAATGACACCAGGTATCCATTTGCTTTGATAATCAGAGGAGTATGTAGCTTTGATGAAAAGGTCAGGAGAGCGCAAGTTGCTGGGTTCAAAGCAGTCCATCGTCTACGATAATGAGGATGGCGAACTAGTTGCAAGTATTGGCCTATCTTCAGCTCTCATCTTTACTGTGATTTCGTCGATTAATTTGTGTGTTAATATAGAATTGAGGCTGCTGATTAAACTTTAGAATTCATTTACGCTATAAAATCATGAAATTATTGGTATTTTAAAATGTAGTGGCTGGAAATTCTGCCGGTGTAAAGATCAATGCAGTTTTTGTGTCCAAAGCCTCAGGTGAAACACTGGGAAAATATGCTGGTTCTGTTGATACTGAGATATGGATATCCCCAGTGTATGAAAATTCAGCATGGTCTATCATGGCTATATCTTTCATATCGCTACTCGCCATGTCTGCTGTGTTAGCTACTTGTTTCTTCATTCGAAGGCATCGCATAAGAAGAGAACGGCCTCAAGCTCCTCAAGCTCCTCATGTACGAGAATTTCATGGGATGAGCCGCCGCATGGTAAAAGCTATGCCAAGCCTGACTTTTACTGCAGTTTCGGAGGACTATTGTACCTCAAGTACGTGTGCCATATGTCTTGAAGACTATAAGATTGGTGAGAAGCTTAGAATTCTCCCATGCTGCCACAGTAAgccttttcttatttttatagCATGTACTTGTTTCCTCTCATTTTTGAATTGTAATCCATCTGTTActtcatgttttacagaattccACGCCATATGTGTCGATGCATGGCTAACATCATGGAGAACGTTCTGTCCAGTCTGCAAGCGTGATGCAAGAACCAGCACAGGTGAACCACCAGCATCAGAATCTACACCTTTACTGTCATCCAGCCCAGCATCATCTGCGCTATCGTCTTTTAGATCATCATTAGCATCATCATCAGCCATGCAAATCGGTCAATCATCTCTGCAATCAACCTCCTTTGCTCGTCCCCAGTCCATCTCTACCACTCCTTACAATCAATATTACCATCAATCGCCTAACCTAAGTACAAGTCGAAGCTCAGTCGATCTAAGAAATATGTCTTCACAAAGATCTCTTGGAAGTTACTTGATTTCACCTCACTCACTGGGTTACCCTTCAATGTCGCCTCTTAATTCCAGATACATGTCTCCATATATCCCTAGCCCAAGCAATGCTTCATCGAGTTATATTGGGTCTTCAAGTCGGCCTCCTAATCTGCTGCATTACAGCGAGTCAGCTGCAAGCTTTTCACCTTTTGCATCAGCCCAGTCTCTTCCAGGATGCTAatgaagttacatctgattagtGATTTTGCCAAAGCTTCCAGCAACTGCGGATGGTTTTGCCGTGAACGCAGACCACAAATCTGTACATTGTAGCATAATATATATAGATTGTTTATTCATGCATTTTTACTCCCTGAATTTGCTTCGTTTCTTGTTATTTTTTCCGTCTATTTTGGTGCGGGCGTTAAGTTTTGTTAGTTTAATTCCTCGtctattaaaaaaattcacCGATTTGTTTTCCTTTGTCGATTATGATAACTTCGAAGTGCACTCTCCAGTCATGTAAGAAGCCCCACTCCAGTCATGTAAGAAGGCCACGAGGATATATACCATACTGATACTATGCACAAACCATGAAATGAAATTTGTCCAGCTTTGCATCAACTTCACGCCCACCGATATAATCTTGGAATCCATTCCACTGTAGGTTAATCCATTTTTCTTACATGATACAGACTAAGACATATGAAGCTAAAACGTGCTCGCTTCCTTTGAACTAATCGGTTGGACATGGTTCCTTTGTAATCGATAGTCATTACAATTGTCTACGTTTCAGCAATCATAAATTCAGTCTTCCTTGTTCTCATTTCGATGCAAGTCGTTTGTTTCTGGGTGCACGGTGGAGCTCCTTGCATCATCTTGGTCTCGGATACCACAGTTGCTCTGTATATGTTGACCGGATCAGCACCATAATCAGTACCACAAATATAAGAATTAGAACATACCTCCCTTAAAGTAGAAAGTTCATGAAATCCATCAAGACAGAACCAAGGTAGCGTTTTTCTGTAACTCTTCCTTCTCTATAACCTTCCAGGAATCTTGATGCTTGGATCCCCATATCTGTTTCATCAATAGCTTTCTAACCGATGACCTTAGTTCAAACAAGAATGAGACATCAATATGCACGTTTGCAATATCTTAATCGGTATAGGATTTTTGTAATACCACAAAAATTAGTGAAGGTAGTAGCTTTATAGAGTAAGATACCCACCTACCAAATAATATTCTTCATTGCCCTCCCATATAGGATTTTTGTAATGCCACAAAAATTAGTGAAGGTAGTAGCTTTAAGAGTAAGATACTGTCACCTACCAAATAATCTGTCACCTACCAAATAATATTCCTCATTGCCATCCCATAACACCATCCTGGGTAACTTTGTTTTCTTGGAGACATCAAATGATTCAGCAAAATCTTCCCCCTGCTTGAACCCCACATAACCAAATATTAGGTCACGATTTTCAGAGGCAGCGCCTTTAGAACTTTTAACAATCCTTTTGATTTATCATCTCCTTCATCATTCAATATCGTTGCGACAAATTTTCTTGGATCATCCTCTAGCGAGCCTGAATCAGTACAGCACTTGTTCTTCAAATGCTCTTTCTCCTCGGCAATTTGGAAGGATATTCGAGCGTGGCTAGGCATGTCTAAAAGAATGGAATCTCCAACGGCAATTCTGAGAGCCTTCAGAACAACTTATGGTGGGAAATCGGTTCTAGCTAGGATGTGATTATCGGCTCTTGCAGCAACTATTTACACCGTTTGGAATGCTCGGAATAGGACCATGTTCGATGAAGAAGATCATAGGATTGAAGACTTGGTGCGTAAGATTAAGATTATTGTTTTTCGTTGTATTCCTAGCTCTACTGACATGTTTGATACTATGGATTGATTTGTGATTCGGGTGGTTGGGGATTAATTTTCTCGGGTATGCCCGATGTACTTGTACTTTAACTTTTTACCATATTTTAATGAAGTCATTttcattataaaaaaaaaaaaaaaagacaagtATCACCATCAAGTTTGAGTCCATTATTAGAGTCACAGGTGACCGCAACTGTGTCTGTGTGCGCGCACATCCATCTATACATATAATTGAAATACATAATAACCACTAAAGACTAAAATTGATGATTAGAGATATTCTGACCTTCAAGAGGCCTGTAGAAAATGCTATGTTCTTTGGAGGCTAAATGAATTGCAGCCAAAGCAGGTGCCTTGTCAAAATCATATTGAGTCGTTATATTATCAGAGAAATCCTTGGCAACAGAAAACCATGATCTCTTCTTATACTTGATAGGCAAATTTGATATTGTGGATTCATTTAAGCCAAAGCCTATGAATGTAGGAAAATAAATACCAGCTGCTTCAATAAATTCTCTAATAGCAGAATCAGAACAGAGAATAGCGACATCAGGAGCAACAAATTTTGTCAAATATCGAACAAGTAAATCAGCTTTCCTTGTCCATAATATTCAGTAGAAACTTCATGCACAAATATCTTTACAGTTGGATATCCACTGCATGAACAAAATATATAGTTATGAGTACTTTTTCCATGTCTTAGTGATTTATATCAGAATGTTAACTAACAACTAAACCATTCATCcaaataaaaagaaacaaacaCACACCTAAAAACCCAGGTTGTCAAAATAATATTATGACACAAGGCCATGAAACATACTCAATGTCATGCTTAGAAGCAAGATTTGTGTACTTGTCAGCATCTACTTTTGCAACAACCATAGGCTTCTTCAGTCCAGATAAAAGAGGGGCTGCTTTGTCCAGCTGCAATCCAACATTCATATCTGTTAATCTTCTAGCACATGCCTAACGATCAAAAAGTAAAAACAAGAACTTATCCCTTGATggcaaaaaaatatgaaaaagtcATTTCATGTGCACTGCTTCGTTCTCCCAACTCTTCTCAAGTCGTTTACCTAGTCTgtgtaagaaaaaaaattgcgGCACATTTGATTAAATTCACTTCAACTGTGTATGTAGTTTCATCTTTGCACGTTAGAGCAAGTCAAAATCAATGGTGACATAATGCAGAGGCCATGTATAGAGTTCctcaaaaatcataaatcattaatGATGTTTTTCAAATTCTCCCATTCAAAACTTTGCTGGAACCTCGCCAATCCGTAGCATAAACAGCAAAGAAGCGCCAGAGTAACACGGCCGTCACTATTTCCACATCAAGATCCGACTTTGAGTATAAAAAGATGAAATGAAGTTGTACCATCCAATTTGAACTCATTTTCCGATACCCAGATGGATGAATGAAGCAAGAGTACGTGGAGggagaaaaatgtgaaatagAAGACTGATGTGGAAGCGGGAAGGGATCATCGATTACAGACTACCCAAATTTGGTAAGTTCGAAAATTGAAGTACTCGATCCTTGAATTTAAGCACTTTGCTCTTGATTTAACATTTATTCTTTTTGTAAAGTTGATACT is a window encoding:
- the LOC142551739 gene encoding LOW QUALITY PROTEIN: receptor homology region, transmembrane domain- and RING domain-containing protein 2-like (The sequence of the model RefSeq protein was modified relative to this genomic sequence to represent the inferred CDS: deleted 1 base in 1 codon) — its product is MLKFWGFFRCLFCLMCSFTAFGKVVLIGNNVTSSFQDIEANFAPSVKGSGIYGTLYMAEPLDACSPLTNKIVTKINDTRYPFALIIRGVCSFDEKVRRAQVAGFKASIVYDNEDGELVAMAGNSAGVKINAVFVSKASGETLGKYAGSVDTEIWISPVYENSAWSIMAISFISLLAMSAVLATCFFIRRHRIRRERPQAPQAPHVREFHGMSRRMVKAMPSLTFTAVSEDYCTSSTCAICLEDYKIGEKLRILPCCHKFHAICVDAWLTSWRTFCPVCKRDARTSTGEPPASESTPLLSSSPASSALSSFRSSLASSSAMQIGQSSLQSTSFARPQSISTTPYNQYYHQSPNLSTSRSSVDLRNMSSQRSLGSYLISPHSLGYPSMSPLNSRYMSPYIPSPSNASSSYIGSSSRPPNLLHYSESAASFSPFASAQSLPGC
- the LOC142550753 gene encoding protein disulfide isomerase-like 5-2, which codes for MNVGLQLDKAAPLLSGLKKPMVVAKVDADKYTNLASKHDIEKADLLVRYLTKFVAPDVAILCSDSAIREFIEAAGIYFPTFIGFGLNESTISNLPIKYKKRSWFSVAKDFSDNITTQYDFDKAPALAAIHLASKEHSIFYRPLEDMPSHARISFQIAEEKEHLKNKCCTDSGSLEDDPRKFVATILNDEGDDKSKGLLKGEDFAESFDVSKKTKLPRMVLWDGNEEYYLWNGFQDYIGGREVDAKLDKFHFMVCA